The Rhododendron vialii isolate Sample 1 chromosome 3a, ASM3025357v1 nucleotide sequence GAGCACTTACTCCATAGTCCATACAGTTAGCTCCGAACAATCAAGAAGGCTAGTCCATATGCTTTTAAGCctttgaagaaaataagactCATCTTCTAGACATATACAATGATAAAGCTTTATGATTGTGGAGTCActgattttcttgttttctgaTCACTGGACATTTTCAATGTTGAGTTGCTTTAGTTAGTTTTCTAAGGAGCAGAATGGCTTTAAATCTCGCTACATATTGGTCAGGTATTGTGAGTGCTTTGCATCTGGCATCTACTGTGATGGGTGCAACTGTGTGAATTGTCATAATAATGTGGAAAATGAGGCTGCCAGGCGAGAAGCTGTTGAAGCTACCTTAGAGCGTAATCCAAATGCATTCAGGCCAAAAATTGCCAGCAGTCCGCATGGCAGTAGGGATATCAAGGTATGTATGCATGAAATGTTTACATCTGTTACTTTCTGAAATTGCATTTGCATATCTTGCCGTTATGCtattttgttattgttgattTTGTTAGTGATTCTTGAGGAGCTTTCTTTAACATCTATTGAACTATAAAATTTTCTAGGATTTACCTTTATTGTTTCATTGCAGAGTTAGCAATATTTTTACTTGTCATTAAACCTATTGGTAGATATTATGCTCTCCTTGGACTACTAATGACATGCATGTATCCTTACAAAATGTAGGAGGAGGTTGGGGAAGTTTTGGTGTTGGTAAAGCACAACAAGGGATGCCATTGCAAAAAATCAGGGTGTCTCAAAAAATATTGCGAGTGCTTCCAAGCCAATATTCTATGCTCCGAAAACTGTAAGTGCATTGACTGCAAAAATTTTGAAGGCAGTGAAGAGAGGCAAGCTCTCTTTCACGGAGACCATGCCAACAACCTGGCATATATCCAGCAGGCAGCAAATGCTGCCATCACTGGTGCTATTGGTTCCTCCGGCTATGGTTCCCCTCCAGTATCCAGAAAAAGGAAAGGTCAAGATCTCTTATTTGGGCCAACAGCCAAAGATCCATCTGTTCACAGGCTTGCGCAATTCCAGCAGGTTAGCTATTTATTTGTGTCCATTAAGGATGAGCTCTGGAATGGGTCTTTGAAGAAAAAACATAGAAGAGCTATAAATCATTGTTAGAATctatttttcacattttatCTTCTCAGCTTAGTTGTTTTGTACATGAGTAAACATAATCGAGTAAAAAACACAATATCTGGCTCCTGTTTTCTGGGAACAACTGCACCTAATCAGTGCAGCAAAAAACAGACAATTTACTTAATTTTGCTGTCATGAGTCTCTTTTTTGTGGGTTAGTGTTAAGTGTTCTCTCAGATTTTTGGGCCTGTAAAAATTGCCCAATAGTTCACCGTATCCATATTATGCTTTTCAGGTAAACTGTCTAAATGCTTCTGCTCACTCTCCTTCATTGGCTTCCCCTCCCGTTGCGCCTGTTGGAAACAGTGCATCGTTGGGCCCTTCGAAATCTACATACAGGTAACTATTCTTACCCTTCATGGAGATGTTACTTAAGAACTTGTTTACAGAACTAACTCGGATATCATGGTTTAAGGTCGCTCTTAGCAGACATCATCCAACCACAGGACTTGAAGGAGctttgttccgttttggtggtgttttcaGAAGAAGTCGCCAAGACTCTAACAGGTATATGTGGATATTTATACACAGAAGTAGAAATGAGGGCTTATAAGAATTGTGGTGCATGACTGAAGTCACTGAACAGTatgttttgatcattttctttttctttttctgaagaAATGCATGTCCTTTCGACAATAAGTGAAGGATGTGCATTCATAATGTCATGAATATACGTATGTTGTATCTGATTATTGTCTTGACAATTGCATTTTTGTCCCAAAAATTTACCCCTCCAGCGTTGTTAAGGAAAAATTATGTCCGCCAGGGAAACGTTTGGGAATACTCATCCTAAGTAAGATAAACCAAGTGTAACTGGATAAACTAATGTTGATATTTTAATCTTTTTTGGCTTAATGTATGTTTACATCGTTCATAAAAAATGGAACCTTTTCGGTtagttcaacaaaaaaatgcgTCGTTTAATTTAATGGCTTCAATAATTTTGTATATTAATATTTCCAGACCAAAAAAATGCAATGGAGAGGCAGGCGGAAGATCGGATACAAATCCAGAAGGATTCCGAAATTGAGAAAGCTGTAGCTGATGATTGCTCAAGCGGAAACCGTGTTGAGAAAATTAGCCCTAGTGAGTCCACTTCAGATGGTGCAGATGTATCGACAGGGAGGCCAATGTCTCCCAGAACTCAGGCATTGTGGTGTGACGAACAAGATACATTTATGGCTGCTGCTTCTCCGAAAGGGTTAATGGGCAGTGATCCTAACACATCTTCACATTTGCCGCACGGGAAAGGCAAGACAGAAGTTTATGTGGAGCAAGAGAGGGTAATTTTGACAAAGTTTCGAGATTGTCTTAACCGGCTTATCACTTTTGGAGAAATAAAAGGAGGTACTGTTCTATCTGTGCTCAGTCgtaattcaaaatttgaaacaggttctctctctcctcagtcCTAATACAAATTCTGGAAAAGAGGTGATGGGGTATTTAAGATGAGTATGACAAGCTAGAACTGCCCTTGAAAAGAGAGAACTATCATTTGCTACCAAATTCTTTCCGTTGGCCTGCTAATAAAtgccaaaaaaggaaaatcagaATGGTACAATCCCTTTGTGGAAAGAAAGGAATGCTAGAAAGTGAGGTGAGAGCGAAAAGGGGAAAGAAAGTTTATTGACTAAGATGAAAAGTATTCAAGAAAAGTTTGAAGATTTATGCTATTTGCCTAAACTAACCTTACTCGTCTGACAACCCCCACAACCCAGTAGTCCCTAAAGCTTAAGTTCTCTTCAATCTCTCTGGGATGAATGTTTGTCAATTAAGTTTTGGGGATACAATAGGAAGGTAGTTCAGCAGATTGTTAGACGTACGACTGTGATTTGATTGATTACTGAATCTCTCTAGAGTGTTGTGTTTTACAGAAACAAAGTATTCTCCATTGGCCAGAACCGATCCAGGAGTTCTAAAAGACCCATTAAGCAATGGCACTGCAAATGCCGGAACAGAAACAAGGAATCAACAGGAACCATTCAACAACGGTGTTGCGAAAATTGCTCTTCCACCAATGCCCATGGCATCACAAGTAATTACTTCACCAACAATTGATTCAAAGAATGACCCGCTTTCGAATATCCCATTCCCCGCAAAAATGGGGAGCTAAAATTGGCCCGGTGATTGGGAGATGTAAAAAGGTTTAGGAGAGAGAAGATTCAACCGCAGGTACGATGCTCTCAGTCTCTGTAACTTGAGGCCATTGTTGGCGTTTTATTGATGCAGCAGCAGCAAGGGTGTAGCGGCTGATACGTTTCTTTTACTGTCCATTAGCTTTTTATTTATGTAGATTTTCAGTTATCTATTGTTACCATCTTAGCTTGTATCACTAGCATCTAGGGTACCTTTATCCAATTACATTACTGACAAACAAAGAGCAGTTTTCTAATATCTATGGTCTTATAACTTAGAATTACCTATCCAATAAAGATATAAGTATTTCATATCTGAATTTCCTCGTCTTATTTTGGATGCTGATAGGTTCTCTATAACCCTTGTTTAATTTTACGAAAAATTGTCTTTCACCACTGGTCAGAGACTGATGTCCCTCGTATACACTCGTCAAAGCTCTACAATGAATGGTGTCCTAGCTTAATACAGCTGAATTTATTGtgctattttcatttttttcatttcatttttcttgtcaCTGTCTTTCACCAAACGAAAATTGATGATTGTTTTTCAGAGCTCAAGGGTTAAAGTTTTCTCAAGTTATTGTCATCATactttcaaacaataaaaaagcaCTAATTTGGTCGATGGATTTCAGAAGTTATTTGCGAGCATTACTTGGAGAATAtatcattgagagagagagagagagagagagagagagatgtggactGCAACTGGTGAATACTCTATCTCAATTTGTGGAATTTGGATCTGTAGTTCTATACTCTATAGCAAGTACAGAACTGAAAGAATGATCATTAAAGAGAACATCAACATGGAATTTGAGCGAATTTCCACGCTAGCTGATTAATTTGATGGCTCACACTTGAAAGGGAGACATCGTCACATCGTTAACGATACGACTTGCCCAGTACAATACCTCACTCCTGAAAATTTGCTTCCAACAAGCCAGGGTGACGTGATACTAGTTTCGGTAACAAAGGTGTTTACTATAACCGTGAAAATGAATTTCAACTGATAACTGAAGATTCTACTTTGGGTTGTGAGTTCTGAATCCTAATTGTGACTGTTCACTGCAATAAGCATTTAGTTACTCAAAAAACTCTATAGATCACCTAGAACGAGAAATACAGTTAGAGAAATTTTTGGCACACCCCAAACTGCTTTGGAAAAGCTAGAACCCAATACAAACATTGCCTCTAATTCGAATCAAACCTTAACGACTAGCTTGCAGGGGAGGGCGCCCAATGACTTGTGTGTAAAACATTTCTTTTGGTTAAGGATGAGCATAACTGATGTGTAACATTTGTAACCATAACATCAAAGGCAGAAAGACTACAACATCGTCCTTGAAATCAGGATCTAACAAAGGCAAAACTTTATTTCCCCGAGAACAGCATATTTATCGTTTGAGGAAGAGTTGAAAGCTGGGCAATCCGAATCGCCGATGGGTCTcttcaaaaaataactattaCAGCAGGTATGACTCCACAACCGTTCGGCCAAACTTCTCTTGAACATCTTTCGGAGTTTCAATCTGAAATATACAATGGCAATCACTACGCAAGAACAACTATAAATTAGGAAAAGAGAGAATTCGAATTTATGGATGAAACATCTCACCGCATTTAAGGCCTTAAAAAGAGCCTTAACGGTGTTGTAAGGATTCCTAGAGCCAACAACCTACAGTATAAAAGAGGTTCGTTCAGCGTTTAGAAAATGACTGCACAGATATCTTAGGAACCACCGTCTCAATGCAGCGGATTCAATTTAGCAAATTACCTTGGACTTCACATTTTTAAAACCAGCTAAATGTAAAATAGTTTGGACAGTTCTGCCTGCTTTCATCCCCGTTGCAGTTGATGCAGGCCAAAGATACACCTACAGCAAAGACAGAAGTCCGGGTTAAACCAAATACACAAAACAGATGAAGAGAACACTTCGGACAAACAAAATTAGACAAACCAATAGAATGCATTAGGGACCTTGGTTTTCTTATATGAAGTCTGAACTGCATGCGCAATTGTATGCTCTTCGTGTTGCTCCACATAATGAAGATTCTGAAAGCATTTCTCATATGCCTGTTTGGATAAAATCTATCAGTGAAAAGGGAAGTCTGAAGGCTTCTGGGGTTTCCAACAAGAACCTAGCTACGATACATAACAGCAATTTGAAATAGACTTTGGTGAAAAATCCATCTTCAGGGGATAACACCAAGTCCTTTGCGAATATGGTTTAAGCTTTTCGAAATTAGGTTAACTGGAACCAAGTTGAAGTTAGACATAtttatgaataatttttcatcTGGTATGTAATAGACtattagtttttgaaacttCATAAGCGGTAGAAGAAAAAGTTAATGTCTCCAGCCTCCATGCACTAGGTATTTGTAAACCAAGGATGAAATTGTTTTTGACATGGCTTAACAGAATACAAACAGCATACACTTGCAAAAACGATCCAACCACCAGATGGGCCGTCATCGAGCCAGTCAATAATCTTGaaagaaacatttaaaaaaCCTACAATAGACTACACATATCCAAAAATACCTTTTGAAGGGCAATGGGAACTGCTGGGCCTTTTGCTTTTGCGAAACCAACAATACCATGGTAGTTCCCGCAAGCCAACATAGCAGTGTACTTGATCACTTGTCCACCCTACGTATTAGATATGACAAAAATTATGAAGCAGTTCatctaaaaggaaaaaagagaagaaattcaAAGAGGCTTAGATACCTTAGTAACTTTACAAGTTCGGTTAACATCAATTAGTTTCACATCAAAACCCTGCATATTTAACGTAGCGAGTTACAAAGTAAATCTGATGTAAAAGAGAAATTCATGTCACATGCAAAAGATAACTAGCAAATGCAACTGATGGACAGACCAAAATAAGGGCAATCAAAATGCACTACCACCTGATTGGTCcggaagataaaaaaataaaaattacatgTACGGTCCCATGATCACATTATATAGAACAAGATGGATAAAGAACAACCATTGTAAATGGCAGGAATATATCTTGAAGAGTTGAAGTATTGGATGGTTTATCAAGCAATGTGCAAATTAAATTGGATAATGAAATGTTATATCCACCATGGAAAGAAGTGAGAACAATTGGTTAGACCCCAATTAGCAGCCTAAGATAATATCTCACCAAGAACATCAACAAAACAggtgatagaaaaaaaaaatgtagatgCTGATccaaaagaaggaagaaggaaaagacGTAGATTTACAAGCTGCAACTCAACATTCAGGAATTAGAAATACAGGAAATGTATCAACCGATAACAGCAAGCTAgaaacacacactctctctctctctctctctctctctctctctctctctctctctctctctctctcatatatgtctctgtgcgtgtgtgtgtgtgtgtttatgcAGTTTCAACAGTTTTTCATGTTACCGTAATAAATATCCAACCAAgtttgatcaaaatttgaagaaacacTACGGATGAGCCGATGAGgtatagaaagaaaaagaatcactaaaaaaaacatgacaatgCAAATGCTTTTAGGAAGTTTCACAAGAAGATAAATACAAAAATGGCATGCCATGTGCTAAATCAAGAAAGAAAAGCATATACTTACTTTCCTGTAAAGAggtcttctcttcttctctgtcAATTCGTTCCTCTCCTCGGCCAGATCTCTGATCTCCTCTTCCAGAACCTTTCCCTTCTTTCCAAATGTATGATCCAACTCTGCAAGCTTCTCTTCAAGTATCTTGTCTATACCATTAAGCTTCtctaacaaaatatcatccttCTCTTTCATATCGTCAAACTCATCATTGTCATCTTCATCCAATCTCCCTTGTatgatttgtttttccttttcgaaTCCAGCATGTTCAAGAAGATCGACAGAGGGCCCCCCTTGCTCGTGCTGAATGACTCCATAATTGGCGGCATTATTAGGATCATAAGCTTCCTTCCATTCAACTAACCTAATGGCCCTATTTAGTTTATGTTGGAGAAGAAATCTGTTCTTGCCAGAGGATTCTTTCATTCGGTTCATCAACTCACCGATGACCCGATACTCTGGGCGTAGCGGGAAATGCTTTTGCTCGAAGTTATCAATTCTGTTCATCCACTTGTAAGCTTCATCCATTGTCTCTGCCCAAAATTGGGATATAAAAAATTCCATACGTCAGTGAAATACAAGATAACTACTAACGATAATCTGAAATCAAATTGTTTAAATGCACGTTTCTCACTAATTTTTTCCTCATGTCGAAAAGGAGAACATATCATGAACTGGTCATTCGGCATTGAAAATACGAATTAAGCTCCATTGAGATAAATGTGGAAATCTGGTTAAGGGATTTAATGTTCGATTCCGACAACAACATAAGAGATTTTGCTATAGGCGGCTTACGAAACTAGGGTGGAAGAGGAATCAGAGGTAAAAGATTAATATCTGATTCCGATCTTCCGACAATTGAACTCCTTAAAATGAGGAAATGCAAAAACCCCAAAGTGTTATTTTGAATCCCTCATATTATAGCTCCCAAGCTCATAGTCCAAACCCATATATGAAATTAGTATCAAATCTAAATACCATCTATCCAAATAGAGCCTAGGGGTATACATACATAATGGGAATACCTTTACAACTACAATCCTGCACAAAGATTTCCAATTTCTTCTGTATAATGTCATTTCAAACCATCATGATATAGCTCCCAAACTGATTGTCTCATTGTCCAAGTCCATATGCAACTATCAAATGTAACAACCTCTTTGGATATTGAGAAAGGGTGCGATAAGAAAAGGGAGCCCTTTCTAAATGTAGAGATTTGGTAAGGAAAGGGAAGCAGcgaatcaaaaaatatcatttttgtacTTGTCTCCATTTCTCATCAAAAtactcaatccaaatgagtgatttggcaagtcctttcttttcttctcttatCAAATCCCTCAATCAAAAAGGTAAATTTCAGCTAGAATGATAATGTCAAATCCTTAAATCAATAGTGTAGGCTACCAAGACCTTTCTTCCAATTCACTAATCCTCAAACTCTAAAGCATTCCAATGACGACTAGCCATATATCTATTGGTAAACGACTAATACTCTTATATACATTCCCGTCATACAATCCTGCAAAGATTTCCAATTACTTCTAGTAAAAAGTCATTTCCAATCATCATGATATAGCTCCCAAAACTGATTGTCCGTACTCAGTCCAAATTCATATGCAACTAGCAAATCTAATTTTGAGCTCGAATGATAACGTCAACCCCCTAAATCAAAAGTATATATATACCAGCTTCGATCATGTTCCGGAGGAGGTCCTCATGCCGCTTAAACTTCTTCTCAAACAACTCACCCCGCTTCCTCAAAGCATCCGGGGTAAACCTCTCGTCGTCCTCGCTCTCCGAATCCGTAGGCTCCTCGTACATGTTAAGGAGGTCATCTGAAACATTCTTCAGCTTCTCCTTCTCCAACTTCTCGATCAGCGGGCCCACTCCCAAGTAATCCTCCTCGTCCTCGGCGTCGATGTACGATGTATCTAACCCCGccctcttcttctcctctctctccttgttcttctctctctccacgttgGCCAGTAGCTCGTGGATCGTTCGATCCGTGTAGAATGACCGGTTAAATCCGGAACTGGAAatggaagaggaaaaaagagTTGTTTTGGTCGGTGCGTGAGGATGTGGGGAAGGGAGCTGTTTGGTGGCGGGGATTAGGGTTGTCTGTAAGTGGTTGAGGATGAGACGGGAAAATGCCGATGCTTGGGATTTTCTCATCATTGTGGTTTGTGAAGTAGGAGTTATTAGTCACAATGCTTCTGAACAGAGATCACGGATTGAGTAAGcattgagagggagagagagagagagagatcttcgAAGAAGAACATCAAACCAGGTAGGAAGACAACCACTGAAGGAAGACTAGGGTTTTTTCTGGCCCGGTTGGGAGGTTGAGATTTTACGAGGGTTTACGAATTACGATCTCCTCAAGTCTAAAACCCCGGCATTTGTTTACGATGTTGTTCGAGGTCGgcttgtttttgtttatattttgaatttaagattatgagtttattaaaatttaaaaatatataatatagatcttatttgaaagatttcattaaaattttttatacgataaaaaaaaattaaaaaattatttttaatttacattatttttgaatttaaaagtgtgaaataagctgcttattttttaagaagatttctgaaacggggcTTAAGTCGAGTCCAATTAGTTGAGCTcaagtttggctcgtttagaATCCAAATGGTCGAGCTCGATTACAAATGAGCCGGACTTTTATAATCAAGTTGAGTTGTATTTAGCACGAGCTCGGTTTATTTTCTAAACAGGTTTAGCTCATCTCGTTTGACAAGCTACTCCCGAACTGCAGGATTGGTTTGTGGAAATTTATTACTAGAATTAAGAAATTTAGTGAGAAAGTAGgtgaattttctaaaaaaatactgTATAATTATATTTTGGTCGATTCCTTCCTGTTGCTCTTGAGAAAGAGCTTCACTCTTTAAACCTTTCTCACAATTCAAACAGACAGTAAGTTTTAGCGTATTTTCAATTATTCTTTCATATTTGAATTACCAAACTTCGCTCTCGAATGTGTAAGGTAATAGTATTTATAAATGTAAACAAAATACAAGCTATTTTTGTGCTTATTGATATTCGATGAAGTCacgttttttaataaagaaaaagatgttCTTACTTCTTCTTACTGCTGGATTAATCCCCGCAAAATGAATGAAAATGGCTACATACGCAAAATTCATCACGGCCACGGGCCAAAAGTATTGAACCAAGTCAACCAAACCAACCACTGCAAACGATGTCGTCTTAGACACTCTCTGTATGCTGATGTGCAGGTAAACTCGTCATTCAGCTAATGCCTCACCAACTTCGTCTCAATACACCCACCGTAGTGTTTGAGTGAGAAAACTTTCGCCGGAGAAGAATTATCGGTGATCGTTAACATTCATGAttcatccatctctctctctctctctctctctctctctctctctctctctctcccatgaa carries:
- the LOC131320151 gene encoding protein tesmin/TSO1-like CXC 5, giving the protein MERGGEGGDNFPPKKAQADTTTPSDLPAKRQLDFGGASAAALVVLPEHPQQPVAAQPLVQPPPQPQPQPQPQPQLLSVPPIMQSQSPLPSIRPIKPESPKTLARKNVEAKDGTPKKQKQCNCKHSKCLKLYCECFASGIYCDGCNCVNCHNNVENEAARREAVEATLERNPNAFRPKIASSPHGSRDIKEEVGEVLVLVKHNKGCHCKKSGCLKKYCECFQANILCSENCKCIDCKNFEGSEERQALFHGDHANNLAYIQQAANAAITGAIGSSGYGSPPVSRKRKGQDLLFGPTAKDPSVHRLAQFQQVNCLNASAHSPSLASPPVAPVGNSASLGPSKSTYRSLLADIIQPQDLKELCSVLVVFSEEVAKTLTDQKNAMERQAEDRIQIQKDSEIEKAVADDCSSGNRVEKISPSESTSDGADVSTGRPMSPRTQALWCDEQDTFMAAASPKGLMGSDPNTSSHLPHGKGKTEVYVEQERVILTKFRDCLNRLITFGEIKGETKYSPLARTDPGVLKDPLSNGTANAGTETRNQQEPFNNGVAKIALPPMPMASQVITSPTIDSKNDPLSNIPFPAKMGS
- the LOC131320152 gene encoding uncharacterized protein LOC131320152; translation: MMRKSQASAFSRLILNHLQTTLIPATKQLPSPHPHAPTKTTLFSSSISSSGFNRSFYTDRTIHELLANVEREKNKEREEKKRAGLDTSYIDAEDEEDYLGVGPLIEKLEKEKLKNVSDDLLNMYEEPTDSESEDDERFTPDALRKRGELFEKKFKRHEDLLRNMIEAETMDEAYKWMNRIDNFEQKHFPLRPEYRVIGELMNRMKESSGKNRFLLQHKLNRAIRLVEWKEAYDPNNAANYGVIQHEQGGPSVDLLEHAGFEKEKQIIQGRLDEDDNDEFDDMKEKDDILLEKLNGIDKILEEKLAELDHTFGKKGKVLEEEIRDLAEERNELTEKKRRPLYRKGFDVKLIDVNRTCKVTKGGQVIKYTAMLACGNYHGIVGFAKAKGPAVPIALQKAYEKCFQNLHYVEQHEEHTIAHAVQTSYKKTKVYLWPASTATGMKAGRTVQTILHLAGFKNVKSKVVGSRNPYNTVKALFKALNAIETPKDVQEKFGRTVVESYLL